From the genome of Scytonema hofmannii PCC 7110, one region includes:
- a CDS encoding DsbA family protein, which yields MIDDHSSSSLVVPASTQDRSQGVLSAAVVLVMYGDYQCPKSAAVYKLIKIIRQELTVSFKEDYLCFIFRHFPQIQIHPQAQRAAQAAEVAAAQGQFWLMSDTLFDHQQRLENGYLVEYANDLGLDIPQFLKELSKQVHIDRINENIEGGIRSGMTTTPALFINGIRYTGHWNTTELMAAMIAASH from the coding sequence ATGATCGACGACCATAGTTCCAGTTCTTTAGTTGTGCCAGCTTCAACCCAAGATCGCAGTCAAGGTGTGCTAAGTGCCGCCGTGGTGTTAGTGATGTATGGGGATTATCAATGTCCTAAAAGTGCAGCCGTTTACAAGCTGATTAAAATCATTCGGCAAGAGCTTACGGTTTCTTTTAAAGAGGATTATTTATGTTTTATCTTCCGCCATTTTCCACAGATCCAGATTCATCCCCAGGCGCAACGGGCAGCCCAAGCCGCCGAAGTTGCCGCCGCCCAAGGACAGTTTTGGTTAATGAGCGATACTTTATTTGACCATCAACAAAGGTTGGAGAACGGTTATCTTGTCGAGTACGCCAATGATTTAGGGCTTGACATTCCTCAATTTCTCAAAGAGTTGTCTAAACAAGTGCATATCGATCGCATCAATGAAAATATCGAAGGCGGAATACGGAGTGGAATGACGACTACCCCAGCTCTGTTTATCAATGGAATTCGGTATACCGGGCACTGGAACACGACGGAGTTGATGGCAGCCATGATTGCTGCAAGTCATTAA
- a CDS encoding cupin domain-containing protein, translated as MLLQKLNDCEEIIAGDGTVLRELLHPDKQDINLRYSLAYASLPVGKTSTPHSLKTSEVYYIISGVGEMSINSEVRRIEPGDAVYIPPNAIQFLHNYGNEPIVFVCLVDPAWRKEDETIYAPV; from the coding sequence ATGCTGCTCCAAAAACTAAACGACTGTGAAGAAATTATCGCTGGAGATGGAACTGTTCTGCGCGAACTGCTTCATCCTGACAAACAAGACATCAACTTGCGTTACAGCTTGGCGTATGCGAGCTTGCCTGTTGGCAAAACTTCGACTCCCCATTCCCTAAAGACTTCTGAGGTTTATTACATCATTAGCGGTGTTGGAGAAATGTCGATCAACAGTGAAGTTCGTCGCATTGAACCAGGCGATGCGGTTTACATTCCTCCAAATGCAATCCAGTTCCTTCACAACTACGGCAACGAACCCATTGTTTTCGTTTGTCTAGTTGATCCAGCTTGGCGAAAAGAAGACGAAACGATTTATGCACCAGTCTGA
- a CDS encoding DUF433 domain-containing protein, with protein MSSTLRVVHSDPDILGGTPVFIGTRVPIKTLIDYFEAGDSLDEFLDHFPSVSRAQAVAALELAKEMLIAYANPA; from the coding sequence ATGTCCTCAACGCTGCGTGTTGTGCATAGCGACCCTGATATATTAGGGGGAACACCTGTTTTTATTGGCACTCGTGTACCAATAAAAACTTTAATTGACTATTTTGAAGCGGGTGACTCTTTGGATGAGTTTCTCGACCATTTTCCCAGCGTAAGTCGCGCTCAGGCAGTTGCAGCTTTAGAATTAGCGAAGGAAATGCTGATTGCGTATGCAAATCCTGCTTGA
- a CDS encoding sulfurtransferase, whose amino-acid sequence MFNYAHPEVLVETQWLAEQLDKPNVCLIEGGINPETYNNGHIPSAIFWNVFTELMLPDDRANFDPAFIEKLLGRSGITNNSTVIVYGEHPAIGAALFWLLKVLGHQDVRVLNGDRQKWIAEGGLLTTELPRVAPTQYSVQTVDADLRVMYENVRQAMERKDCVLIDVRTSQEYSGEWFNIKPPVGDERTGHIPGAIHIPYELTLKEDGTFKSVQELQALYNSKGITADKEAIAYCAVGGRSAHTCFVLKYLLGYPRVRNYYGSWNEWSRFQKCTD is encoded by the coding sequence ATGTTTAATTACGCACATCCTGAAGTACTTGTTGAGACTCAATGGCTGGCTGAGCAATTGGACAAGCCCAACGTCTGCTTGATTGAAGGGGGTATCAATCCAGAAACCTACAATAACGGACACATTCCCAGTGCAATATTTTGGAACGTTTTCACCGAACTCATGCTTCCTGACGATCGCGCTAATTTCGACCCAGCTTTTATAGAAAAATTACTTGGGCGTTCCGGTATAACTAACAATAGTACTGTCATTGTCTATGGAGAACACCCTGCGATTGGAGCAGCGCTCTTCTGGTTATTGAAAGTATTGGGTCATCAAGATGTGCGCGTCCTGAACGGCGATCGCCAGAAATGGATAGCAGAAGGAGGTTTACTAACGACAGAGCTGCCAAGAGTGGCACCTACTCAATACTCCGTGCAAACCGTTGATGCAGATTTGCGGGTGATGTATGAGAATGTACGACAAGCCATGGAACGGAAAGATTGCGTGTTAATTGATGTGCGAACCTCTCAAGAATATAGTGGGGAATGGTTTAATATTAAACCTCCCGTGGGAGACGAACGTACAGGACACATTCCTGGTGCGATACATATCCCCTATGAACTTACCTTAAAGGAAGATGGAACTTTCAAATCAGTCCAGGAATTGCAGGCGTTGTATAATAGTAAAGGCATAACTGCTGACAAGGAAGCGATCGCATATTGTGCTGTTGGAGGGCGATCGGCACACACTTGCTTTGTCTTAAAGTACTTATTGGGCTATCCGCGTGTGCGGAACTACTATGGTTCGTGGAATGAATGGAGCCGATTTCAAAAATGCACCGATTGA
- a CDS encoding DUF5996 family protein yields MPVSNQSTSIDIVWPSLPLAAWQDTYATLHLWTQVIGKIRLALAPKLNHWWQSTLYVTPRGLTTASIPCGTRNFQISFDFLDHQLQIDTSDGIVKRIALSPRSVADFYQMVLTTLSNIGIEVRIWTMPQEVSEPIPFERDYQHTAYDPEYAQRFWRILVQVDRVMTLFRSQFIGKSSPVHFFWGSFDLAVTRFSGRRAPEHPGGVPNMADWVTREAYSHEVSSCGFWPGGGSIVEPVFYAYAYPMPKGFHDYPIQPTEAFYSSEMQEFILPYEAVRQTDDPDAMLFAFFQSTYEAAANLGHWDRIALEYTQS; encoded by the coding sequence ATGCCTGTTTCTAATCAAAGTACTTCCATTGACATCGTTTGGCCCAGTTTGCCCTTAGCAGCTTGGCAGGATACCTATGCAACTCTCCATCTATGGACGCAAGTCATCGGTAAAATCCGGTTGGCACTGGCACCTAAACTCAATCACTGGTGGCAATCTACTCTTTATGTCACACCGCGTGGACTAACAACTGCTTCAATCCCTTGCGGAACTCGTAACTTTCAAATTAGCTTTGATTTTCTCGACCATCAACTACAAATCGACACTAGCGACGGCATTGTTAAAAGAATTGCACTGTCTCCTCGCTCTGTGGCAGATTTTTACCAAATGGTGCTAACTACATTGAGCAACATCGGCATCGAAGTCCGAATCTGGACGATGCCGCAAGAAGTGTCAGAACCAATCCCGTTCGAACGGGACTATCAACACACAGCTTACGATCCGGAATATGCACAACGATTTTGGCGAATTCTTGTGCAAGTCGATCGGGTCATGACCTTATTCCGTTCCCAGTTTATTGGTAAATCCAGCCCTGTACATTTTTTTTGGGGCAGCTTTGATCTTGCTGTGACTCGTTTCTCTGGTCGTCGTGCGCCAGAACACCCAGGGGGAGTTCCGAATATGGCAGATTGGGTCACACGAGAAGCCTATTCACACGAAGTCAGTAGCTGTGGTTTTTGGCCAGGGGGTGGGTCAATTGTGGAGCCTGTTTTTTACGCTTACGCTTACCCTATGCCAAAAGGGTTCCATGATTACCCGATCCAACCTACAGAAGCTTTTTACAGTTCAGAGATGCAAGAGTTTATTTTACCCTATGAAGCCGTGAGACAAACTGACGATCCAGATGCAATGCTCTTTGCTTTTTTTCAAAGCACCTATGAAGCAGCAGCCAATTTAGGACATTGGGATCGAATTGCGCTGGAGTATACTCAAAGTTGA
- a CDS encoding nuclear transport factor 2 family protein, which yields MSIQPTEVIKEFLANTATEKVEAAARRLVAEDATYISLNFDNPELKQILPWTGTSKGPQAFIDTFSGVAKWWTHEDFTVTALFGEGENVAVFGRFTYRSVSLSKAVTSPFSIHAKVRNGKIVYFQFMEDTFATARTFSQKGTWTIKIAPNQPEFEV from the coding sequence ATGAGTATCCAACCGACCGAAGTGATCAAAGAGTTTCTGGCGAATACGGCAACCGAAAAGGTCGAGGCGGCTGCCCGTCGGCTCGTCGCGGAGGACGCAACATACATTTCCCTGAATTTCGACAACCCTGAACTGAAGCAAATCTTGCCTTGGACAGGAACCTCCAAAGGTCCCCAAGCGTTCATCGATACGTTCTCCGGGGTTGCGAAATGGTGGACGCATGAGGACTTCACCGTTACCGCCCTCTTTGGTGAAGGCGAGAACGTTGCCGTGTTCGGCAGGTTCACGTACCGCTCGGTCTCGCTGAGCAAGGCGGTGACCTCACCGTTCTCGATCCACGCAAAGGTGCGTAACGGGAAGATCGTGTACTTTCAGTTCATGGAGGATACTTTCGCGACCGCTCGCACTTTCAGCCAGAAGGGGACTTGGACCATCAAAATCGCTCCGAACCAACCGGAGTTCGAGGTGTAA
- a CDS encoding CAP domain-containing protein: MASNNLTFEQQVIELTNLERTKKGLQPLKANAELNYVADKYAQDMFNGNFFSHTAPDGSKPWDRLKTIGYEARTVGENIAKGQRTPQQVLQGWMNSSGHRANILNPNFTEIGTGFDNNLWVQNFGSGDRNPISRIPSSSQIASNSPSKSVVPTTQSVMGYIASDDFVYEPNQESSSDMDSQKSDWLLNGGLDSLPSEGDGRLNDSIVSQVENVGLIEQFVLDNRQIIGSNRPFETPPGFAANDFLIGNQNTENWFPQIEQVNLV, translated from the coding sequence ATGGCATCAAATAACTTGACATTTGAACAGCAGGTCATTGAACTTACGAATCTAGAACGCACTAAGAAAGGGCTTCAACCTCTGAAAGCAAATGCCGAGCTAAATTATGTTGCAGACAAATATGCTCAAGATATGTTCAACGGTAATTTCTTTAGCCACACAGCACCAGATGGCTCAAAACCGTGGGACCGACTAAAGACAATAGGCTATGAAGCTCGAACAGTAGGTGAGAACATCGCGAAAGGTCAACGTACACCACAACAGGTTCTTCAAGGTTGGATGAACAGCAGTGGACACAGAGCAAATATCCTTAACCCTAACTTTACCGAAATTGGTACTGGTTTTGATAACAATCTCTGGGTTCAAAATTTTGGGAGTGGCGATCGCAACCCCATTAGCAGAATACCAAGCTCTTCACAGATTGCATCTAACTCACCCTCGAAATCTGTCGTTCCTACAACCCAGTCTGTTATGGGTTACATAGCATCAGATGACTTTGTCTATGAACCAAACCAAGAAAGTAGTAGTGACATGGACTCCCAAAAAAGTGATTGGCTGCTTAATGGTGGTCTGGATAGCCTCCCATCAGAGGGCGATGGAAGACTTAATGACTCGATCGTCAGTCAGGTTGAAAATGTTGGTTTGATTGAACAGTTTGTACTTGACAATAGACAAATTATAGGTTCCAACAGACCTTTTGAAACACCACCAGGGTTTGCGGCTAATGACTTCTTAATAGGAAATCAAAATACAGAAAATTGGTTTCCACAAATAGAACAAGTTAACTTAGTTTGA
- a CDS encoding PAS domain S-box protein, which produces MIALAGIAIQSKIYSSSASVVYRGIRVQDGRAIIVKLLKQDYPSPEELIRYRQEYEITRSLKEEGVIKAYSQQDYQRTLVTLLEDFGGESIERWMRQQPNFCPIPLSNFLRLAIDITDILGRIHAAGVIHKDINPGNIVLNPNTGVVKIIDFGIATRFNRTNPTFKSPHVLEGTLAYMSPEQTGRMNRLLDYRTDFYSLGVTFYELLTGQLPFLTTDILTLVHCHIAKPPIPPHQVNAAIPKPVSDIILKLMAKNAEDRYQSAWGIKADLERCTEQFTTTGQIAHIQLGLQDVSDQFQIPQKLYGREAEIAALLAAFERVAPRGNVGEAHRPESGIENPQFKVEMMLVSGYAGIGKSALVQELYKPIAAKRGYFISGKFDQFRRNIPYSAIVDALQKLVQQLLGEPDERVQQWQERLLSALGSNGQIIIDVIPEVELIIGKQPPVPEVGATEAQNRFNRIFQNFVRVFCSKEHPLVIFLDDLQWFDSATLKLIELILLDEQTQYLFLIGAYRDSEVHPTHPLALTLLELRNQGAVLQEITLAPLTLEPLSQLIAETLGRNIDTVRSLAQLVLRKTEGNPFFVGEFLRMLYSENLLIFNAKQLSWQWDIAQIQAQNITENVVELLLIQLKKLPNETRRILRLAACVGSKFDLETLAIICERSPQAISQDLLAAIQAELIQPLSELDENLLVQDYKFLHDRVQQAAYALIDESHKQVVHLQIGRNLLEKTSPEQRSQRLFEIVDHLNRGIELESDQTERNEIAKLNLIAGQKANTATAYEAALQYFNIGLKLLDTESWHNQYDLTLALYSQAAGAAYLHGRFDEMEQLVEVVLNRAKTVVDKVQAYDSRIQGYLSQGNLKSALKTGLEALKLLGIDLIENPSQADIQRELESTATLLAEREIEDLINLPEMTAPEPRSAMSILASMRSVAFITLPALWILITCKAVNLSINYGNAIWSSLFYAGYGFVLCGVVQDIEFGYEFGKLALGLAERLNARGNARTLMFSNVHIIHWKVHFRNTIPMLAAAYQNGVETGDFETAGYAAYYVCYNSFFAGEELTQLEQKTAVYSKSIDQIRRKSPSNWLAILRQTILNLQDRPENSSRLVSRLHNEEQALSHAIAVKDGTAIQILYLHKVMLCYLFEEHHQAEQTAILARQHFEEVTAITVLPIFCFYHSLALLSLSPDTSNSEKAAWLNCVNTNQEKMQKWAEHAPMNYLHKFYLVEAEKARVLGQFLEAEEFYERAIAGAAENEYIQEEALAYELAAKHYLARGREKIAQTYIKEAHYCYDRWGATAKVKDLEKRYPQLLNTNLVRQSHSIVTNETIRHPTAAIDLAAVIKAAQALSEIIHLDQLIATLMQVAIENAGAETGTLVLLEEDQLTVVAQCSGSRPCDLEKFAVADCATIPVSVIHLVERTSETLVFDDAVSESSFSTDPYIQKHQTRSLLCMPILQQSQLIGILYLENNLSAGVFTSDRLQVLKLLIAQAAISLENARLYERLSDYSETLERKVEEQTQALQQEIVERQQTEAALRQSEANYRNLLQTANSIIIRYDPQGRIHYINDYGVKLLGYEEHQILGRTLFETIIPDIEISGRDMRPFVHDLLRNPQSYPQGEGENLCRDGRRVWVVWSNQAIFNEQGEVVEILSVGNDTTQRRQAEEALQRSEAKFRTIFENSQVGIYRTRLSDGLILDANQRLANLLGFDSPEEIIGVEHTIGYYADPSDRQHVIELLKRNGEVRSFEVQMRKRDRTLFWGLFSSYLNAGDDYIEGVIVDISDRKQAEAALQASEAELRALFSAIPDPLCIFNAEGQLSCAIKGNPSYREEYTGKTLHQLYAQEQADEFLSYIQQVLRTQQVLTVEYSEWIAGREIWFSARIAPIQHEQVIWLARDITLQKQAEAASILEERNRMAREIHDTLAQAFTGILAQVGAAKQVLTDDLEATQAHLDLIKELARTGLVEARRSVVALRPQLLEEGSLQSALHRLVAQLRTAAMDTTLHYEIEGVVYSLPTEVESNLLRIGQEALTNATRHANADEIRVELVYDRDRVCLRVKDNGQGFGVGSIPSSEGFGLLGMSERAERIGAQLTIRSQPGQGTEIIVTVNRE; this is translated from the coding sequence ATGATTGCTCTAGCTGGGATCGCCATCCAAAGCAAAATCTATTCAAGTTCAGCATCTGTTGTGTACCGGGGTATCAGGGTGCAGGATGGTCGGGCAATCATCGTCAAACTACTTAAGCAAGATTATCCCTCTCCTGAAGAACTCATTCGCTATAGGCAGGAATATGAAATTACCCGTTCCCTCAAAGAGGAAGGAGTCATCAAAGCATATAGTCAGCAAGACTATCAGCGCACGCTCGTTACTCTCTTGGAAGATTTCGGTGGAGAATCTATCGAAAGATGGATGCGGCAGCAACCAAACTTTTGTCCTATACCTTTATCCAATTTCTTACGATTAGCAATCGATATCACAGATATTTTGGGCAGAATTCATGCTGCTGGAGTCATTCACAAAGATATCAATCCTGGCAACATCGTCCTTAATCCGAATACTGGCGTTGTCAAAATTATTGACTTTGGTATTGCCACCCGCTTTAACCGCACCAATCCGACGTTCAAAAGTCCCCATGTGTTAGAAGGCACGCTTGCCTATATGTCGCCAGAGCAAACAGGGCGGATGAACCGTTTGCTCGATTACCGCACGGATTTTTACTCGCTGGGCGTAACATTCTACGAACTGCTCACCGGACAGTTACCGTTTCTCACAACCGACATCCTTACGCTAGTCCATTGTCATATTGCCAAACCACCTATACCGCCACATCAGGTGAACGCAGCGATTCCTAAACCCGTTTCAGACATCATTCTCAAACTGATGGCGAAAAACGCAGAGGATCGCTATCAAAGTGCCTGGGGCATCAAAGCGGATTTAGAACGCTGTACAGAGCAATTTACAACAACAGGTCAAATTGCTCATATTCAATTAGGTCTGCAAGATGTTTCGGATCAGTTTCAGATTCCCCAAAAGCTGTATGGACGCGAAGCGGAGATTGCAGCATTATTGGCGGCGTTTGAAAGAGTAGCCCCAAGAGGGAATGTTGGCGAAGCCCACCGACCAGAGTCAGGCATAGAAAATCCTCAATTCAAAGTCGAAATGATGTTGGTTTCTGGCTATGCGGGAATTGGCAAATCAGCATTAGTGCAGGAACTCTATAAGCCGATCGCAGCAAAGCGCGGTTATTTTATTTCTGGTAAATTTGACCAATTCAGGCGCAATATTCCCTACAGCGCCATTGTGGATGCCCTGCAAAAGTTGGTGCAGCAACTTCTGGGGGAACCGGATGAGCGAGTGCAACAGTGGCAAGAGCGTCTGCTCTCAGCTTTAGGAAGCAATGGGCAAATCATTATTGATGTCATTCCTGAAGTTGAATTAATTATTGGCAAACAGCCACCCGTACCCGAAGTTGGAGCAACTGAAGCTCAAAATCGCTTTAATCGAATCTTTCAAAATTTTGTGCGGGTGTTTTGTTCAAAAGAACATCCCCTGGTCATCTTCTTAGACGATTTACAATGGTTCGACTCCGCGACGCTGAAGTTAATCGAGTTAATATTACTCGACGAGCAAACCCAATATCTATTTTTGATTGGAGCCTACCGAGACTCGGAAGTGCATCCAACGCATCCACTAGCATTAACGCTCTTAGAACTACGAAACCAAGGGGCAGTACTTCAGGAGATTACCTTAGCACCCTTAACGCTCGAACCCTTGAGTCAACTGATTGCCGAGACGCTAGGTCGCAATATTGACACCGTTCGTTCTTTAGCCCAATTAGTGTTACGTAAAACCGAAGGCAACCCTTTCTTTGTCGGTGAATTTTTGCGAATGCTGTATAGCGAAAATCTGTTAATCTTTAATGCGAAACAGTTAAGCTGGCAGTGGGATATTGCTCAAATTCAAGCCCAAAATATTACCGAGAATGTGGTGGAGTTGCTGCTGATCCAGTTGAAGAAATTGCCAAATGAAACACGGCGAATTCTTCGCTTAGCCGCTTGTGTTGGATCTAAATTTGATTTAGAAACGTTAGCGATCATTTGTGAGCGATCGCCTCAAGCGATTTCCCAGGATTTACTAGCAGCAATACAAGCTGAATTAATTCAACCTTTATCTGAATTAGACGAAAACTTGTTAGTTCAAGACTACAAGTTTTTGCACGATCGTGTGCAGCAAGCGGCTTATGCCTTAATTGATGAGTCACACAAACAAGTTGTTCATCTCCAAATCGGTCGCAATCTACTCGAAAAAACTTCACCAGAGCAGCGATCGCAACGACTGTTTGAAATCGTCGATCATCTCAATCGGGGAATTGAACTGGAGAGCGATCAAACAGAACGAAATGAAATTGCCAAATTAAATTTAATCGCAGGTCAGAAAGCAAACACAGCAACGGCTTATGAAGCAGCTCTTCAGTATTTCAATATAGGACTGAAACTCCTAGATACAGAAAGTTGGCACAATCAGTATGACCTAACCTTGGCGCTTTACTCCCAAGCAGCAGGAGCAGCGTATCTTCACGGCCGCTTTGATGAGATGGAACAATTGGTAGAAGTGGTACTCAATCGCGCCAAAACAGTGGTTGACAAAGTGCAGGCTTACGATAGCAGAATTCAAGGATATTTGTCACAGGGCAACCTGAAATCAGCACTAAAAACTGGATTGGAAGCGTTAAAGCTCTTGGGAATAGATTTAATAGAAAATCCAAGTCAGGCAGATATTCAAAGGGAATTGGAGTCAACGGCTACACTACTCGCTGAACGAGAAATCGAAGACTTGATTAATTTACCAGAGATGACTGCACCAGAACCGCGCTCAGCTATGTCAATCCTAGCGAGTATGAGGTCTGTTGCATTTATAACGTTACCAGCACTGTGGATATTGATTACTTGCAAAGCGGTAAATTTATCAATCAACTACGGGAATGCTATCTGGTCATCACTGTTTTATGCTGGCTACGGGTTTGTTCTATGTGGAGTTGTTCAAGACATTGAATTCGGTTATGAGTTCGGCAAATTGGCTCTGGGTTTGGCAGAACGATTGAATGCCAGAGGAAATGCTAGAACCTTAATGTTTTCGAATGTCCATATCATCCACTGGAAGGTGCATTTTAGGAACACAATACCCATGCTGGCTGCTGCCTATCAAAATGGAGTGGAAACTGGAGACTTTGAAACTGCTGGTTATGCTGCATATTACGTGTGCTATAACTCATTTTTTGCTGGAGAGGAACTTACCCAACTGGAACAAAAAACAGCAGTTTACAGCAAGTCGATTGACCAAATTAGACGAAAAAGTCCCTCGAATTGGCTGGCAATATTGCGGCAGACTATTCTTAATTTGCAAGATAGGCCTGAGAATTCCAGCCGCTTAGTTAGTAGGCTACATAATGAAGAACAGGCGTTATCACACGCTATTGCAGTTAAAGATGGAACTGCAATCCAGATACTCTATTTGCACAAAGTCATGTTGTGTTATCTATTTGAAGAACACCATCAAGCTGAACAGACTGCTATTTTGGCAAGGCAACATTTTGAAGAGGTGACAGCAATAACGGTTCTACCTATATTCTGTTTCTATCATTCGCTGGCGCTTTTGAGCCTATCGCCTGATACTTCAAACTCTGAAAAAGCAGCTTGGCTAAACTGTGTTAACACCAACCAAGAAAAAATGCAGAAATGGGCAGAACACGCCCCAATGAATTATCTACATAAATTTTATCTAGTCGAGGCAGAGAAAGCGCGAGTCTTAGGGCAATTTCTTGAGGCTGAGGAGTTTTATGAACGGGCGATCGCAGGTGCTGCTGAAAATGAGTATATCCAGGAAGAAGCTCTCGCCTATGAATTAGCGGCTAAACATTATCTGGCGCGAGGGCGGGAAAAAATTGCTCAAACTTACATTAAAGAGGCGCACTATTGCTACGATCGCTGGGGCGCAACCGCTAAAGTTAAAGATTTAGAAAAACGCTATCCACAACTCCTCAACACCAACCTAGTTCGGCAATCACATTCAATCGTGACCAATGAAACGATCCGTCATCCGACAGCAGCGATCGATTTGGCGGCGGTGATAAAAGCGGCTCAAGCTCTCTCAGAAATAATCCATCTCGATCAACTGATTGCCACGTTGATGCAGGTAGCGATCGAAAATGCAGGAGCCGAAACTGGTACTCTGGTTCTCCTAGAAGAGGATCAACTTACTGTAGTGGCTCAATGCAGCGGAAGTAGACCGTGTGACCTAGAAAAGTTCGCAGTTGCCGACTGTGCAACGATTCCTGTTTCCGTCATTCACTTGGTAGAACGCACATCTGAAACGCTGGTGTTTGATGATGCAGTCAGCGAATCGTCTTTTTCAACCGATCCTTACATTCAAAAGCACCAGACGCGATCGCTCCTTTGTATGCCAATTCTCCAGCAAAGTCAGCTGATCGGCATCCTTTATCTAGAGAACAATCTCAGCGCTGGAGTGTTTACTAGCGATCGCTTGCAAGTCCTTAAACTGTTGATTGCTCAGGCAGCGATTTCACTGGAGAATGCTCGGTTATATGAACGGTTATCAGATTATTCCGAAACACTGGAAAGGAAGGTAGAAGAGCAAACTCAAGCCTTGCAGCAGGAGATCGTTGAACGTCAACAAACCGAAGCTGCATTGAGACAAAGTGAAGCGAATTATCGCAACCTGCTACAAACCGCGAATTCAATCATCATTCGCTACGATCCGCAAGGACGGATTCACTACATCAACGATTATGGGGTAAAACTCCTTGGTTATGAAGAACATCAGATTTTAGGGCGAACCTTATTTGAAACAATCATTCCAGACATCGAAATCTCTGGACGCGATATGAGACCATTTGTTCACGATTTACTTCGTAATCCTCAATCGTACCCGCAAGGCGAGGGTGAAAACCTGTGTCGAGATGGTCGGCGAGTTTGGGTTGTTTGGTCAAATCAAGCCATCTTTAATGAACAGGGAGAGGTCGTTGAAATCTTATCGGTTGGCAATGACACCACCCAGCGTAGACAAGCAGAAGAGGCATTACAACGCAGTGAAGCCAAGTTCAGAACGATCTTTGAAAACTCGCAGGTTGGCATCTACCGCACCCGCCTCTCGGATGGATTAATCCTTGATGCCAATCAACGCCTTGCCAATCTGTTGGGCTTTGATTCACCAGAGGAGATCATTGGGGTGGAACACACCATCGGCTATTATGCAGATCCCAGCGATCGCCAACACGTTATTGAGTTGCTGAAGCGGAATGGGGAAGTGCGAAGCTTTGAAGTACAGATGCGAAAACGAGATAGGACATTGTTCTGGGGACTTTTCTCTTCTTATTTGAATGCAGGCGATGACTACATCGAAGGGGTGATTGTGGATATTAGCGATCGCAAACAGGCAGAAGCAGCATTGCAAGCCTCTGAAGCAGAACTGCGAGCGCTCTTTTCAGCCATTCCCGATCCGCTGTGTATCTTCAATGCTGAAGGGCAATTGAGCTGTGCAATCAAAGGAAATCCATCCTATAGGGAGGAGTATACTGGCAAAACACTGCATCAACTCTATGCTCAGGAACAAGCCGATGAATTCCTAAGTTACATTCAGCAGGTGCTGAGAACTCAACAAGTACTCACAGTTGAATACAGCGAGTGGATAGCTGGACGAGAAATCTGGTTTTCGGCTCGCATTGCCCCGATTCAGCACGAGCAGGTGATTTGGCTGGCGCGAGATATTACGCTGCAAAAGCAAGCAGAAGCAGCCTCGATTTTGGAAGAACGTAACCGCATGGCACGGGAAATTCACGACACACTCGCTCAGGCGTTTACAGGCATTCTGGCTCAGGTGGGAGCTGCAAAACAGGTACTAACGGATGATTTAGAAGCAACTCAGGCGCATCTAGACCTGATCAAAGAATTGGCACGAACTGGACTGGTTGAAGCACGGCGATCGGTCGTCGCGCTCCGTCCTCAGCTTTTGGAGGAGGGCAGTTTACAGAGCGCTCTACATCGTCTCGTCGCTCAACTCAGAACTGCCGCAATGGATACCACTTTACATTATGAGATCGAGGGTGTAGTGTATTCTCTACCCACTGAAGTCGAAAGTAACCTCCTGCGGATTGGACAGGAAGCATTAACCAATGCTACCAGACACGCCAATGCTGACGAAATCCGAGTGGAGCTAGTCTACGATCGCGATCGGGTTTGCTTGCGCGTGAAAGACAATGGACAGGGCTTTGGAGTTGGGAGTATTCCATCCTCTGAGGGTTTTGGCTTATTAGGCATGAGCGAGCGGGCAGAGCGC
- a CDS encoding UBP-type zinc finger domain-containing protein codes for MTCEHLNNLIVENLISKAAYPIFRCEECIKINSRWVHLRICQTCGKMLCCDSSKHQHARRHYEATNHAVVSSAELGELWLWCFADEQGKEY; via the coding sequence ATGACCTGCGAACATCTTAACAATCTAATTGTGGAAAACCTGATTTCTAAAGCAGCCTATCCCATATTTCGTTGTGAAGAGTGCATTAAAATAAATAGCCGCTGGGTACACCTCCGGATTTGCCAAACCTGTGGCAAAATGCTGTGCTGCGATTCTTCTAAGCATCAACATGCTCGTCGTCATTATGAAGCAACCAATCATGCAGTGGTTAGTTCGGCTGAATTGGGGGAGCTGTGGTTATGGTGTTTTGCAGATGAACAGGGAAAAGAATATTGA